One genomic window of Dermacentor andersoni chromosome 8, qqDerAnde1_hic_scaffold, whole genome shotgun sequence includes the following:
- the LOC129383303 gene encoding uncharacterized protein — protein MRSNEMQPDTELTGTTEQQDVSAVSIRLPPYWDRNPAVWFLQAESQFILSGVRTEQRKYHLVVSALSPTAAEEVADLLSGPASATPYSDLKAALLERTTTSQRARMQQLLSAEDLGDRRPSQLLRRMRQLMSGNTTVNDDCLLRELFMQRLPVNVQMILATATAMDLNSLASLADKVMEVVTPAVCNVTPSSTTASSVPQTSSSAASPIDVLCNRLEQLVCAAERHRTSPRHGRYRSSSRSRRPREERSRSQTPPRVCFYHRRFGQEARHCLRPCAWQGNQPADL, from the coding sequence ATGCGCAGCAACGAGATGCAACCAGACACTGAACTTACGGGCACGACCGAGCAACAAGACGTCTCTGCGGTTTCCATCCGACTCCCACCATACTGGGACCGCAACCCTGCAGTTTGGTTTCTTCAAGCGGAATCGCAATTTATTCTCTCTGGCGTTCGCACGGAACAACGCAAGTACCACCTAGTTGTTTCGGCACTGTCGCCTACTGCTGCAGAAGAAGTTGCCGACCTGCTTTCTGGACCGGCTTCTGCCACTCCATACAGCGATCTTAAGGCTGCACTTCTCGAGCGCACAACAACATCGCAGCGAGCCCGCATGCAACAGTTGCTCTCCGCAGAGGACTTGGGAGACCGTCGGCCAAGCCAGCTCCTTCGCCGTATGCGACAGCTCATGAGCGGCAACACAACAGTAAACGACGACTGCCTCCTTCGGGAATTGTTCATGCAGCGCCTTCCAGTAAACGTTCAGATGATACTCGCTACAGCCACGGCAATGGACCTCAACAGCCTGGCCAGCCTGGCAGACAAAGTCATGGAGGTGGTGACGCCAGCGGTGTGCAACGTAACACCATCAAGCACCACTGCGAGTTCAGTGCCGCAAACATCATCCTCTGCCGCTTCTCCCATCGACGTGCTCTGCAATCGCCTTGAACAATTAGTTTGTGCTGCGGAGCGTCATCGCACTTCACCCCGTCACGGAAGGTACCGCAGCTCGAGTCGATCACGGCGTCCAAGAGAAGAACGCTCCCGGTCTCAAACGCCACCACGGGTATGCTTTTATCACCGCCGCTTCGGGCAGGAGGCGCGCCACTGCCTCCGTCCTTGTGCATGGCAGGGAAACCAGCCGGCCGACCTTTAA